Proteins encoded in a region of the Mycobacterium branderi genome:
- a CDS encoding DUF4244 domain-containing protein, with protein MKLVNMFQIAKARVVVLAVDESGMSTVEYAIGTLAAAAFGAILYTVVTGDSIVTALTNIIGRALNTKV; from the coding sequence ATGAAGCTAGTCAACATGTTTCAGATCGCGAAGGCGCGTGTCGTGGTGCTGGCGGTCGACGAGTCGGGCATGTCGACGGTCGAGTACGCAATTGGAACTCTCGCCGCGGCGGCGTTCGGCGCCATCCTCTATACAGTCGTCACCGGCGATTCGATCGTCACCGCGTTGACCAACATCATCGGCCGCGCGCTCAACACCAAGGTCTAG
- a CDS encoding TadE family type IV pilus minor pilin, whose amino-acid sequence MAALVAVLVQCLAGIAAISMQVRCVDAAREAARLAARGDERAAIAAARGVAPDGAVVHVRRDGEFMVATVTARSRLLPALAIAGTGVSAVEPR is encoded by the coding sequence ATCGCCGCGCTGGTCGCGGTGCTGGTGCAGTGCCTGGCGGGCATCGCCGCGATCTCGATGCAGGTGCGGTGTGTCGACGCCGCCCGCGAGGCCGCCCGGCTGGCCGCGCGCGGCGATGAACGGGCGGCGATCGCGGCGGCGCGCGGCGTTGCGCCCGACGGGGCGGTGGTGCATGTGCGTCGGGACGGTGAGTTCATGGTCGCGACGGTCACTGCGCGTTCGCGTCTGCTGCCCGCGCTGGCGATTGCCGGCACCGGCGTTTCGGCGGTCGAGCCGCGGTGA
- a CDS encoding Rv3654c family TadE-like protein, translating into MVAALLAVTVGGAYLGSAVVARHRAQAAADLAALAAAARLPAGADAACGQATAVARTMRVDDVDCVVRGLDAVVSVRVAVPLVGWGSARAAARAGPAG; encoded by the coding sequence ATGGTCGCGGCGCTATTGGCCGTCACCGTCGGCGGCGCGTATCTGGGTTCGGCGGTGGTGGCTCGCCACCGCGCTCAGGCGGCGGCTGATCTGGCTGCCTTGGCCGCGGCGGCGCGCCTACCCGCGGGAGCCGACGCCGCGTGCGGCCAGGCCACCGCGGTGGCGCGCACGATGCGTGTCGATGACGTCGACTGCGTCGTGCGCGGACTGGACGCCGTGGTCAGCGTCAGGGTCGCGGTCCCGCTGGTCGGCTGGGGCAGCGCGCGGGCCGCCGCCCGGGCGGGGCCCGCGGGCTAG
- a CDS encoding PAS domain-containing protein, which produces MARDWLLVETLGDEPAVVALGRQLRNLVPISAFLRRNPHLAAIRTAIAESAQTGQSLVSITPKNDRVIRTEPVLMSDGRMHGVHVWSGPAKAEPPERPIPGPLKWDLTLGVATDTPESLANNGKNPEVEDTDGRAFAENWPARELKPNESKVLALAVKPEPGRTLCATWDASDWQGNPIRVSFVARNAVEPGPDGRDHLVARGMNWRAEPSATAEPTDHLAQRILHGLAQPGVHRALLDLNTWTLLKWLDEPCPFYDWRRSARNAPRVHPDDEPRLAAMSAEFADGAATAVPRMPGDGDSWVPVHVTVNRVELEEQTFAGLVSVRLPNDAELAEAGLAAP; this is translated from the coding sequence ATGGCCCGCGACTGGCTGCTGGTCGAAACGCTGGGCGACGAACCGGCCGTGGTGGCGCTAGGGCGTCAGCTCAGGAATCTGGTACCCATCAGCGCCTTTCTGCGACGAAATCCCCACCTAGCCGCCATCCGAACCGCGATTGCCGAATCCGCGCAGACGGGCCAGAGCCTGGTCAGCATCACACCCAAAAATGACCGGGTGATCCGCACCGAGCCGGTGTTGATGTCCGACGGCCGAATGCACGGCGTGCACGTCTGGAGCGGACCGGCCAAGGCCGAACCTCCCGAGCGGCCGATTCCCGGCCCGCTCAAGTGGGACCTGACCCTGGGTGTGGCCACCGACACCCCGGAGTCGCTGGCCAACAACGGCAAGAATCCCGAGGTGGAGGACACCGACGGTCGCGCGTTCGCCGAAAACTGGCCGGCGCGCGAGCTCAAGCCCAACGAAAGCAAGGTGCTGGCGTTGGCCGTCAAGCCCGAGCCGGGTCGGACCCTGTGCGCCACCTGGGACGCCAGCGACTGGCAAGGCAATCCGATCCGGGTCAGCTTCGTCGCACGTAACGCCGTGGAACCGGGTCCCGACGGCCGCGACCACCTGGTCGCACGCGGCATGAATTGGCGCGCCGAGCCAAGCGCGACGGCCGAGCCGACCGATCACCTGGCCCAGCGCATCCTGCACGGGTTGGCACAACCGGGAGTCCATCGGGCGCTGCTCGATCTCAACACCTGGACGCTGCTGAAATGGCTCGACGAGCCGTGCCCGTTCTACGACTGGCGACGCAGCGCCCGAAACGCGCCGCGGGTGCACCCCGACGACGAGCCGCGGCTGGCCGCGATGTCGGCCGAGTTCGCCGATGGCGCCGCCACCGCGGTGCCGCGCATGCCCGGCGACGGCGACAGCTGGGTTCCCGTGCACGTGACCGTCAACCGGGTGGAGCTCGAGGAGCAGACGTTCGCCGGCCTGGTGTCGGTGCGGCTGCCCAACGACGCCGAGCTCGCCGAGGCGGGGCTGGCGGCACCCTAG